One genomic window of Elaeis guineensis isolate ETL-2024a chromosome 2, EG11, whole genome shotgun sequence includes the following:
- the LOC105049638 gene encoding calcium-binding protein PBP1-like: protein MTFGSNAMNQRPDSMVEDSLEFKDFLPFMAKRLGPEGLIEELCKEFRLLMDTKKGVITLESLRRNAARLGLEGLADDELLGMLTEGDLDGDGVLDQTEFCILMFRLSPELMQGSWRMLEEAFGMELRSVVL from the coding sequence ATGACCTTCGGCTCGAACGCTATGAATCAAAGACCAGATAGCATGGTGGAGGACTCGCTCGAATTCAAGGACTTCTTGCCGTTTATGGCCAAGAGGCTGGGGCCCGAGGGGCTCATCGAGGAGCTCTGCAAGGAGTTCAGACTGCTTATGGACACAAAGAAGGGTGTCATCACGCTCGAGAGTTTGAGGAGGAACGCGGCAAGGCTCGGGCTCGAGGGGTTGGCAGATGATGAGCTCTTGGGAATGCTAACGGAGGGGGATTTGGATGGGGATGGGGTTCTGGACCAAACGGAGTTCTGCATCCTTATGTTTAGGTTGAGCCCGGAGTTGATGCAGGGGTCTTGGAGGATGTTAGAAGAGGCTTTTGGGATGGAGTTGAGGTCTGTTGTGCTCTGA